The Phaeacidiphilus oryzae TH49 region GAGGTGGAGGTGCGAGACGCCGAGCCGGTCCAGGTACGGCAGGGCGGCGGCGGCGTCCCGCAGGGTGAAGTCGGGCTGGAGCTGCAATCGGTAGCTGGCGGTCGGCTGCGAACGGCCGGCGGGGCGGTGGTCGGGGCGGCGGGCGGCACGGCGGGCAGGAGAGCTCACGCTCCCACGTCTACCCGCATCCGGTCGGCCGTACGAGCCGGAGGCGCCCGTACCGGCTAAGCCGGGCGCCCCGGGGGTCACGCGGCTCGCTGAAGGACCATCAGGGAGCGGTCCACCAGCCGCAGCCGGTCGCCCGCCCGCACCTTGGCCCCGGTGCCCGGGCGGATCACCCAGGGCAGCGCGGTGTCCACCACCACCTGCCACTCCTTGCCCTGGTCGACCGGGACGGCGAAGTCCAGCGGCTCGTGGTGGGCGTTGAACATCAGCAGGAAGGAGTCGTCGACGATCCGGCCGCCGCGCCGGTCCGGCTCGCTGATCGCGTAGCCGTTGAGGAAGACGGTGAGCGACTTGGCGTAGGCGGCCCGCCAGTCCTCGTCGGTCATCTCCTCCCCGCCGGGGGTGAACCAGGCGATGTCGGAGAGCTCGTCGTGGGTGCCGGAGACCGGGCGGCCGTGGAAGAAGCGGCGGCGGCGGAAGACCGGGTGGTCCCGGCGGAGCCAGACCATGTGCCGGGTGAACTCCAGCAGCTGGGCGGCCTCGGAGTCCTCGGCCCCGGCGTCGCCCCCGCCTCGCGGGCCGCGGCCGCCTCGGCGGCCAGCGCCTCGGGCTTGGGCCAGCGCACCCAGGAGAGCTCGTTGTCCTGGCAGTAGGCGTTGTTGTTGCCCTGCTGGGTGCGGCCGAACTCGTCGCCGTGGGAGAGCATCGGGGTGCCCTGGCTGAGCATCAGGGTGGCCAGGAAGTTGCGCTGCTGGCGGGCCCGCAGGGCGAGCACCCCCGCGTCCTCGGTCTCGCCCTCGGCGCCGCAGTTCCAGGAGCGGTTGAAGGACTCGCCGTCCCGGTTGCCCTCGCCGTTGGCCTCGTTGTGCTTGTCGTTGTACGAGACCAGGTCGCGCAGGGTGAAGCCGTCGTGGCAGGTGACGAAGTTGATGCTGGCCAGCGGGCGGCGGCCGTCGTCCTGGTAGAGGTCGGACGAGCCGGTGAGCCGGGAGCCGAACTCGGCCAGCGTGGCGTTCTCGCCGCGCCACAGGTCGCGGACGGTGTCCCGGTACTTGCCGTTCCACTCCGTCCACAGCGGGGGGAAGTTGCCCACCTGGTAGCCGCCCTCGCCCAGGTCCCAGGGCTCGGCGATCAGCTTGACCTGGGAGACCACCGGGTCCTGCTGGACCAGGTCGAAGAACGAGGACAGCCGGTCCACCTCGTGGAACTGCCGGGCCAGGGTCGCCGCGAGGTCGAAGCGGAAGCCGTCGACGTGCATCTCGGTGACCCAGTAGCGCAGCGAGTCCATGATCATCTGGAGTACGTGGGGACTGCGCATCAGCAGCGAGTTGCCGGTGCCGGTGGTGTCCTCGTAGTACCGCAGGTCGTTCTGGACCAGGCGGTAGTAGGAGGCGTTGTCGATGCCCCGGAAGGAGAGGGTCGGCCCGAGGTGGTTGCCCTCCGCCGTGTGGTTGTAGACGACGTCCAGGATCACCTCGATCCCGGCCGCGTGCAGCGCCTTCACCATCGACTTGAACTCGGTCACCTGCTGGCCGCGGTCGCCCAGCGAGGAGTAGGCGGCGTGCGGGGCGAAGAAGCCGATGGTGTTGTAGCCCCAGTAGTTGCTCAGCCCCAGTTCCTCCAGGCGGTGGTCCTGGACGAACTGGTGGACCGGCATCAGCTCGATGGCGGTGACGCCGAGTTCGGTGAGGTGCTCGATCAGCGCCGGGTGGGCGATCCCCGCGTAGGTGCCGCGGAGCTCCTCCGGGATCCCCGGGTGCTGCCGGGTCAGGCCCTTCACATGGGCCTCGTAGAGGACGGTGCGGTGGTAGTCGGTGCGCGGGGCGCGGTCGTTCCCCCAGTCGAAGTAGGGGTTCACCACCACCGAGGCCATCGTGTGCGGCGCCGAGTCCAGGTCGTTCCGCCGGTCGGGGGAGCCGAAGTGGTACCCGTAGACCGACTCGTCCCAGTCGATGCGCCCGCTGATCGCCTTGGCGTACGGGTCGAGCAGCAGCTTGGCGCTGTTGCAGCGGTGGCCCGCCCGGGGATCGTACGGGCCGTGGACGCGGAAGCCGTAGCGGCGGCCCGGCTGGACGCCGGGGAGGTAGGCGTGCCGGACGAAGGCGTCGGTCTCCCGCAGCTCGACGCTGGTCTCCGAGCCGTCGTCCTCGAGCAGGCAGAGTTCGATCCGGTCGGCCGCCTCCGAGAAGACGGCGAAATTGGTGCCGGCCCCGTCATAGGTGGCACCGAGGGGATAGGGCTCTCCGGGCCAGACCTGCATGGTCGTCTGCGTTCCCTTCCCTGCGCGGGTCCTCGCGGTCCCTCACGGCTCCTGGCGTTCCCTTGTGTTCCCTCGTGTGCCCTGCGGTTCCGCCGCCACCCCCATCCGGTCCTCCGCGGGGTCTCGCTCGGGCATCCTCGGGTTCGTCGAACGAAAGTCGGTACGGGCGGATCCTCCGGCATACTCGCGCAGTGGAGCGCCGATCTGACGGCCTTTCGCGACATCTTCGCCCGAACGGGTGTGCCGGAGGCGTGGCGGAGGGGCGCGAGGGGCCTACGATCGGCTGCGTCGCTTCGAGGGGGGAAGTAGGCTTGATCACCCGTCGTGGATGGTGATCATCTGACTTACCGTCGGATGCTCTCGTGGTTCGACGCTGCGTCAGGACCTCTGCCGCGCCGTCCGGTTGGCCCAGGGTGGTCGCGCGGTCACCGGACGGGCGGTGCGGGGGCCGGCGCGACGCACAAGTGGACATGGACAGCGGCAGTCGACGTGGAGCATGGGTGGTGAGTTCCGGGATGGTGGTCCCCGCGGACGGGGGTGCCGGCGGCGGCACAGCGCGGGGAGCGGACTCCACCGCCGTCACCAGGGCGGGCGGCAGGGGCCTTCCGCAGCAACCGGGACCGGTCGAGCCCTCGCTCGCCTGGCCGCCGGACGCGTGGGAGGAGGCCCGCCGGCGGGTGCAGCGGGCCGCCCGCGGCTACGTCTGGCTGAATCTGGTCGAACAGCGGCTCCGCTCGGTGGTCGCCGAGGTGCTCCGGCCGGTCTACGAGCCGGTGCACGGCGAGGACTGGGTGATAGCGGCCGCCGGCCCCTCCGGGGAGGAGTGGGTGCAGCGGGCGGGGGCGGTGCGCGAGGTGAGCCGGCGGAAGGGCTACCTCCTCGACCCCGCCGACGACGACCTGGTGGTCTTCCTGACCCTGCCGCAGCTGCGCGAGCTGATGGTGCAGCACTGGCCGTGCTTCGAGCCGTTCCTCGCCGACCGGCGCGAACTGGAGCTCGCGCTGGACGAGTTGGAGGTCGCCCGGCACGTCGTCTCGCGCAACCGGGCGCTCACCGACAACGTCCTGGAGCAGGCCGAGCGGGCGGCGGGACGGCTGCTGGCGCTGCTCGACGGGGGCGGCGGCGCCGGCTCGCCGGGGCTGCGCGCCCCGGCCGACGTGGTCGAGGAGCTGGTCGGCGACCGGTACGGGGACGTCATCGGGGTGCATCCGGACCGGGTCCGGCTGCAACGCCAACTCCCGGTCGAGGACCTGCTGAACGGGGCCCGGCGGCTGGACGCGATCGGCATCGGCCTCAACCTCCTCTGCCAGAACTTCACCGGCCGGCGGCTGGTCCAGCTGGCCGCCTCCGGCTGCCGCACCCGGCTGCTCTTCCTCAACCCGGCCAGCTCGGCGGTGCGCCGCCGGGAGCGCGAACTCGGCCTTGGCCGGGGGGAGTTGGCCCGCGGCGTGGAGAACAACATCATGCACGTCCGGCGGGTCAGGTCGCGGCTGCGGGACACCGGCGGCTTCGAGATCCGGGTCTTCGACGAGGTCCCGCGGTTCACCGCCTACCTGGTGGACGGGGACGGGCCGGACGGGATCGCCGTGGTCCAGCCGTATCTGCGGCGGGCGCGCGGGAGCGAGTCGCCCGCGCTGGTGGTGCGCGCCGGCGGCGTCGGCGGGGCGCGCGGCGTACGCGCCGGGCGCGCGGGGGCCGCGATCGACCCGGAGCGGCTGCGGAGCCAGGAACTCGGCCTCTTCCAGGTCTACCAGGAGGAGTTCGAGGGGATCTGGGGCGACTCCCGCCCGGTCTCCTGAGCCGGCGGCCACCCGGCCGGAAGGACTTCACGGCGTTCTCATGAGCGGCTCATGGAGGACCGATAGCGTGTCAGATGCCGGCCGGGCGCGTCCTCCTGGCGTTCACCGCCATGGGCGTGAACCGGCCGGTCCAGACTTCTCTCGCGCCCGCGAGCCCGCCCCCGACCCCCCGGCGATGTTGTCAGTGGGGGGCGGGATGATGGGGGCGACCGGACAGCGGGCGAGAGGACGGGCTGTCGGATGACTTGGGCTGATGGCGTACTGGTCGGCTTCGACCTGGAGACGACGGGCACGGATCCGGCGACCTCACGGATCGTCACCGCCGCGCTGGTGAAGACCAAGGGCGGCGAACCGGTCGGCACGCCGGGGGCGTGGGTGGTCGATCCCGGGATACCGGTCCCGGCCGAGGCCGCGGCGATCCACGGGTACACCACCGAGCGGGTCCGCGCGGAGGGCCGCCCGCCCGCCGAGGCGGTGGACGAGATCGCCGCCGCCCTCTGCGGCCATCTCGCGGACGGGGTGCCGGTGGTGGTCTTCAACGCCCCCTTCGACCTCTCCCTGCTGGAGGCCGAGCTGGCCCGGTACGGGCTCGCCTCGCTCGCCGAGCGGCTCTCCGCCCGGCGGGGCGCGCTCCCCGGGGGCGCGCCCGCGCTGATCGGCCCGGTGATCGACCCGCTGGTGCTCGACCGCAGGCTGGACAGGTACCGCCGCGGCTCGCGGACGCTGGGCAGCGTCTGCGCCGCCTACGGGGTGGTCTTCGCGGCGGCCGACGCCCACCAGGCGGGCGGGGACGCGCTGGCCGCCGTGCGGGTCGCGGTGGCGCTGGCCCGCCGGCACGCCGGCCAGCTGGACGGCGTCGACGCCGAGCTGCTCCACCGGCACCAGGTGGGCTGGCACGCCGAGTGGGCGGCGGACTTCGAGGGCTGGCTCCGCCGCGGCCGCGAGCCCGGCGCGACGATTCCGCGGGACTGGCCGCTGCGGGCGGGGTAGCCCGCAGGCGGCGGACTCAGGGTGCCGCTCCGCCCTGAGGCGGAGAGGAGTCCACCCGAGGCTCAACCCGTGGGACGAGTCCTCGGCGCCGACGCCGGGAGAGGATATAGCCCGGGGGTACCGCCGGGCCCGGTGAGCGGTGGCGACCTAGGATGGTCATCGCCTGCCACTTACCTGCCGACCGGCTAGTAAGTCATCCCCGAAGCGTCGAGATCTCTGGCCGGCCTGCCTTGGAGGCATCCCAGCAATGTTCCGCCGGATAGGGCGAGTAGTCGTCCGCCATCCCATCTGGACGATCGTGGCGTGGTTGATCGCCGCGGTCGCCATCGTCGCGTCGGCACCCAGCCTGCCGTCGAACAGCGACGAGAGCAGCTTCCTGCCGAAGAGCTATGAGTCCATTCAGGCCATGGACCTCCAGCAGAAGGCCTTTCCGCAGGCCTTCACGCCGTCCGCGATCGTGCTGTTCGACCGTACCGACGGCGGGCGGCTGACCGCGGCGGACAAGGCCGAGGTCGCCAAGGTCACCCAGGAGCTCGGCGCCAAGAAGATCGACCAGGTGCAGCGGGTCGTCCCGGGCATCCCGTCCAAGGACGGCAAGTACGACATGGCGCTGGTCCAGATGGACAAGGCCAACGCCGGCACCCCGAAGCAGGCAGACGCGGCCAAGACGCTCCGGGCCGACGCCAAGGACCTGGTCCGCGGCTCCCCGCTGGAGGCCAAGCTCGGCGGCTCCGCCGCGCAGGCCCTCGACCAGCAGGACGCCTCCAGCAGTGGTCAGGCGATCATCGCCTACGGCGTCTTCCTCATCATCCTCGTCACCCTTCTGATCATCTTCCGGGCGCCGATCATCGCGATCCTGCCGCTGGTGATGATCGGCGTGGTGGCCTCGGTCGCCAACGGGCTGATCGCCGACGCCACCAAGCTCTTCGGCCTGCAGGCGAACAGTTCGGTCTCGTCGATCCTGGTCGTGGTGCTGTTCGGGGTCGGCACCGACTACTTCCTCTTCCTGATGTTCCGGTACCGGGAGCAGCTGCGGGCCGGCGAGGAGCGCCGGGAGGCCATGATCAACGCGGTCGGCCGGGTCGGTGAGGCGATCGCCTCCGCCGCCGGCGCGGTGATCATCGCCTTCCTCGCGCTGACCCTCTCCAGCCTGGGCTTCCTCAAGCAGATGGGCCCGGCGCTGGCGATCGCCGTCGCGGTCACCCTGCTGGCCGGACTCACCCTGATCCCCGCAGTCTGCTCGCTGATCCGCCCGCGGGCGCTGTTCTGGCCGTCCAAGGCCTGGCAGCGGGAGCCCTCCAACGCGCGGTTCGCGGCGCTCGGCCGGACGGTGCAGAAGCGGCCTGCGATCGTGGCCCTGGTCTCCGGCCTGGTGATGGTGGCGCTGGCGTTCGGCGCGACCGGCTTCAAGGCCACCTTCGACCTGGCGTCCGGCTCGATGCCGAAGACCGCCGAGTCGATGGTCGTGCAGAACCAGATGCAGGCCGCCTACTCGGCCGGCGCGGCCGACCCGACGCAGGTCTACCTGACCAGCACCCAGGGGCAGCCCATCGACAAGGCCGCGCTGCCGGCCTTCGAGCAGAAGCTCAAGGGCGTCGGTGGCGTCGCCGCCGTGCAGCCGACCGGCCTGAGCAAGGACGGCGAGACGGCGAGCATCTCCGTCACCCTCAAGTACAAGCCGGAGAGCGACCAGGCGCTGAGCGCGGTGGACCAGGTGCGCTCCGTCGCCCACGCCGACGCGCCGCCCGGGACCAAGGCGCTGGTCGGCGGAACCTCCGCGATCTACAAGGACATCGACAAGGCGGTCAACCACGACTACCGGACGGTGTTCCCGGTCGCGGCCATCCTGATCATGGTGATCCTGGGGCTGCTGCTGCGGTCGCTGGTCGCGCCGTGGTACCTGATGGCCTCGGTGGCGCTGGGCTTCGGCGCGACGCTGGGCGCGACGGTGCTGATCTTCCAGAACATCGGCGGGCAGGACGGCCTGATGTTCATGCTGCCGGTGATCATGTACTTGTTCGTGGTCGCCATCGGCACGGACTACAACATCCTGATGATCGCGCGGCTGAGAGAAGAGGCGCGGGAGGGGCGCTCGCCCCGGGAGGCGGCGGCGCAGGCGCTGCGGCACGCCGGGCCGACGGTGGCGGCGGCCGGGTTCATCCTGGCGGCGACCTTCGCCAGCATGATGCTGGCCGGGCAGTCCTTCCTCACCGAGATGGGCTTCACGGTGGCCTTCGGGATCGTGGTCGCGGCGTTCGTGATGGCGATGTTCTTCACGCCCAGCCTGACCGCTCTGATCGGGCACGCTGCCTGGTGGCCGGGGCACGCGGATCGCAAGGGCGGGTCCGGATCGCTGCCGGAGGGCTCGTCGCCCGAGGACGAGTCCGACGAGGCGCGCCGGGTGGTCGCGGTGCAGCGCCCGCGACGGTAACCGCTTCTGCGGGGTGGGCCCCCGTGCGGCCCGGGTTCCGACCCGGGC contains the following coding sequences:
- a CDS encoding SAV2148 family HEPN domain-containing protein; protein product: MDSGSRRGAWVVSSGMVVPADGGAGGGTARGADSTAVTRAGGRGLPQQPGPVEPSLAWPPDAWEEARRRVQRAARGYVWLNLVEQRLRSVVAEVLRPVYEPVHGEDWVIAAAGPSGEEWVQRAGAVREVSRRKGYLLDPADDDLVVFLTLPQLRELMVQHWPCFEPFLADRRELELALDELEVARHVVSRNRALTDNVLEQAERAAGRLLALLDGGGGAGSPGLRAPADVVEELVGDRYGDVIGVHPDRVRLQRQLPVEDLLNGARRLDAIGIGLNLLCQNFTGRRLVQLAASGCRTRLLFLNPASSAVRRRERELGLGRGELARGVENNIMHVRRVRSRLRDTGGFEIRVFDEVPRFTAYLVDGDGPDGIAVVQPYLRRARGSESPALVVRAGGVGGARGVRAGRAGAAIDPERLRSQELGLFQVYQEEFEGIWGDSRPVS
- a CDS encoding exonuclease domain-containing protein gives rise to the protein MTWADGVLVGFDLETTGTDPATSRIVTAALVKTKGGEPVGTPGAWVVDPGIPVPAEAAAIHGYTTERVRAEGRPPAEAVDEIAAALCGHLADGVPVVVFNAPFDLSLLEAELARYGLASLAERLSARRGALPGGAPALIGPVIDPLVLDRRLDRYRRGSRTLGSVCAAYGVVFAAADAHQAGGDALAAVRVAVALARRHAGQLDGVDAELLHRHQVGWHAEWAADFEGWLRRGREPGATIPRDWPLRAG
- a CDS encoding MMPL family transporter, whose amino-acid sequence is MFRRIGRVVVRHPIWTIVAWLIAAVAIVASAPSLPSNSDESSFLPKSYESIQAMDLQQKAFPQAFTPSAIVLFDRTDGGRLTAADKAEVAKVTQELGAKKIDQVQRVVPGIPSKDGKYDMALVQMDKANAGTPKQADAAKTLRADAKDLVRGSPLEAKLGGSAAQALDQQDASSSGQAIIAYGVFLIILVTLLIIFRAPIIAILPLVMIGVVASVANGLIADATKLFGLQANSSVSSILVVVLFGVGTDYFLFLMFRYREQLRAGEERREAMINAVGRVGEAIASAAGAVIIAFLALTLSSLGFLKQMGPALAIAVAVTLLAGLTLIPAVCSLIRPRALFWPSKAWQREPSNARFAALGRTVQKRPAIVALVSGLVMVALAFGATGFKATFDLASGSMPKTAESMVVQNQMQAAYSAGAADPTQVYLTSTQGQPIDKAALPAFEQKLKGVGGVAAVQPTGLSKDGETASISVTLKYKPESDQALSAVDQVRSVAHADAPPGTKALVGGTSAIYKDIDKAVNHDYRTVFPVAAILIMVILGLLLRSLVAPWYLMASVALGFGATLGATVLIFQNIGGQDGLMFMLPVIMYLFVVAIGTDYNILMIARLREEAREGRSPREAAAQALRHAGPTVAAAGFILAATFASMMLAGQSFLTEMGFTVAFGIVVAAFVMAMFFTPSLTALIGHAAWWPGHADRKGGSGSLPEGSSPEDESDEARRVVAVQRPRR